The sequence below is a genomic window from Streptomyces sp. NBC_00704.
AGGATGTGACGTGCGGTGGGCAGGGGCGCCGGTCAGTCGGCCGGGCCGAACCAGCGGCCGAGCGCCCTGGTGAGCGGCATGCCGCTCGTCCCGGCGCCGGCGCCGTCGTGCGGGCCGCCGACCCAGGCGATGTAGCCGTCGGGGCGGACCAGGAGGCCGCCCGGGGCGGTGTCGCCCTCGGGGCCCTGGGCGGTGACGGTGTCGACGCGGTCGGACCATCCGCGGGCCGCGGCGCGCAGTTCGGCGCTGTCGGCCAGGTCGAGCAGCAGGCCGCGCCCGGACTCCAGCAGGGTGAGGACGCCGCGCTTGACGCCGTCGACGGTGATCTGCCGGTCCTCCAGACGGCGGCCGAGCAGCGGGTGGGGGTCGCCGCCGACGTCGTGGCGGATGTCGAGCCCCGTGACCATGCCCACCAGGTGGCGCTGCACCTCCTCGTGCCGCACCAGCTCGCCGAACACCTGGCGCAGCGGGTCGACCTCGTCGCCGCCGAGGTAGAGGGTGCGCTGGGCGAGGGTGTTGGCGAGGATCCGGGCGCCGACCGGGTGGCGCTCGGCGTGGTAGGTGTCGAGCAGTCCCTCGGGAGCCCGGCCCTTGATGTCGAGGGCGAGCTTCCAGCCGAGGTTGACGGCGTCCTGGACGCCGGCGCTCATGCCCTGGGCGCCGATCGGCAGGTGGATGTGGGCGGCGTCGCCGGCGACGAAGACGCGGCCCCTGCGGTACTCGGCGGCCTGGCGGCTGACGTCGGTGGTGGAGGACACCCACAGCGGCGTGGCGCCGCTGATGTCCTCGCCGGACAGGCGCCGGAAGGCCTCGGCGACCTCCTCGAAGGTGATCGGGCCGGGGCCGGTGCGCAGCGGCTGGGCGCGGTCGTAGTAGATGACGCGGGCGCGGTCCGGGCCGAGCGGCAGCACCATGACCATGCCGCCGGGCACGGGCTCCCCGCTGAACCGCGGGCGCAGCTGCACTCCGGCGACGTCGGCGAAGCGCAGTTCGACGGTGGGCGCGGTGCCGGGGAAGTCGATGCCGGCGCTGGTGCGCACCACGCTGCGGGCGCCGTCGCAGCCGACGACGTAGCGGGCGCGCAGCGTCCCTTCGCCGTCCCCGGCGACGCGGACGGTGACCCCGTCGTCGTCCTGCTCGACGCCGGTGACCTCGACGCCGCGGCGCACCTGCACACCGCGCTCGGCGACCCAGCCGGCGAGCATGCCCTCCGTCCGCGACTGGGGGATGCCGCGGGCGCCGTAGGAACCGCCGGGAAGAACACGGTAATCGAGCGGCACACCGCCGAAATGACCGAACGGAATGACGTCCACGTCACCGAGCCGGGAAATCAGTCCGCGCTGGGAGAATTCCTCGATCGTGCGCGCGGAGAACCCGAGGGCACGCGATTCCCTGATGGGCTCGGCAAGCCGGTCGACGACCAGGGCGGAGACTCCAGCAAGACTCAACTCACCTGCGAGCATGAGTCCAGTAGGCCCTGCTCCGACTATGATCACGTCCGCGTCAAAGGTATTCATCCGCCCTCTCCCGACTGGTGTTTGACGAGTATTGCCGGGCCACGGGAAGACGGTAAAGAGAAGGTGTTACAGGCTTCGCGCAATCCAATACAGAACTCTGTCGCCAATGTCAGATCTTCGGCAGGAACCTGGTCCCGCGAGAGGGCCCGGCACCATGCTCGGGCGGTGACTTCCAACCAACTCGCCGCCTCGGCCACGGCAGCCGACGCCGCTCTGGTCGGGGAACTGCTGGGCCGCTATCTCCTCGCGCTCGACGACGAGAAGCTCGACGACGCCTGGGCCCGGAGCCTGTTCACCGAGGACGCGGTCGTCACGTTCCCGATGAGCCGCCACGCGGGACGCGCCGGCCTCGCCGGCTGGCACCGCGCCTCCCTCGCCGCCTTCACCCGCACCCAGCACCTGGGCTCGCCGCCGGTGGTGACCGTCGACGGCGACCGGGCCGCGTTCCGCGCCAACGTGCTGACCACCCACGTCCACCACCCCGGCACGGACCGCCCGCCGCTGTTCCGCGCGGGCACGCTCGCCTCCGGCGAGGCCCGCAGGACCCCGGCCGGATGGCGGCTGAACGCGCTGTCGTTCGAGGTGCTCTTCACCGAGGGCGAGCCCCCTCGCCGCACCTGACCCCGAGGGACCCCGAGCGGGCCGACCGCGCGGTGGTCAGCCCCGAGCGGGGGGCGTGCGGCGGGCGGCGCGTGCGGGCCGGCCGACTGCGGCGTGCCAGACGAGGGCCGCACAGACGAAGCCCGCCGCCCCGGAGACCAGCGACCTGGTGAGGGTGTCGTCGCGTGCGCCGGAGGCGAGGGCGACGGCCAGAGCCGCGGTCAGGGTGACGACGGTCAGCGCACGGGGGCTCCGCGTGGCGACCGGCGCGGCGGCAGACGGCAGCAGCCAGACGGCGACGCCGTAGCAGGCACAGGCCAGCAGCGTGGCCCCCAGCACTTCGCCGGGCCGGTGGCCGCCCATGGTCGCGCTGGCGGCGGCGATGCAGGCCAGCCACAGCACACCGGCCGAGGCGACGTAGGGGCGTGTGCGGGGGGAGACGACGAGGACGACGGCGAGCGTCAGCGCGGCGGGAATGACGGTGTGCCCGCTGGGGAAACCCTGGTCGAGGAGATTGGCGGGCGCGCCCACCAGGTCGGGACGCGGCAGGTGCGATTTCAGCACCTCCTTGCCTCCGGTCGTGACGAGGACGACCCCGAGCGCCGCGCACCCCGGCCACCAGCACCGCCGCACCAGGGTGAGGACCACGATGACGGCCAGGCCCGCCATCAGGGTGGGCTTGGCGCTCAGTTCCATCGGCGGCAGGGGCGTCGAGCCGTACTCCGCGCCGGACAGGGGGTAGATCCACGCTTCCTCGCTGCCCTGCTTCCCCAGACCGAACAGGGCGTTCTCGGCCCGTTGCCCCCACGGGGTGCAGACGGCGAGCAGATACACCGCCAGGAACCCCAGGGTGTACAGCAGAGCCGGCATCCACGGCCGTGCCGCACGCGACGGGCCGGGGGCGTCGTGGGCTTCGGGGGCCTGCCCCGGGGCTCCCGGACGGTGCGCGGGCAGGGTCGGGGAATCGTGCTGAGTCATCGCTGTGGTTCTTCCGTCGAAGGGAGTCAGGTCAGGGCACGTCTCGTGGCACGGTCAGGGCACGTCTTGGGGCACGTTCGGCGGCGCCGCGTGGGCCGGCGGGCCCCGGCGGCCCGCCGGGGCCCGCTCCTATTCGGGGAGTGCCTGCCCCTGCCGGCGCTGGGCGGTGATCGCCAGGGCGGGGAGGGGCGCGATCAGGAGGAGGAGAACGACCAGGTCCGGAAGGGACTGCATGAACGCGTCCGGCCGGACGACGATCGCCTGCGTGCGGACGCTCGCGACCGCCGCGACGGGGATCAGCCACCGGTGGTCGCCCGTGGCCGCCGTCGCCGCCCACGCGCCGAGCAGCGCGACGACCTCGAGCACGAACAGACCGCGCTGGAAGGCCGGACTGACGGAGATGACGTGCAGGCCCCCGGCCACGAACATGGCGAGCACGACGGGGACCAGCCAGCCGTACGAGCGGCGTCGCAGACGGCCGGGCCGGCAGAGCGCCAGCACGGCGCACACGGCGCACAGCGCCCCCGACAGCGCCAGGTCGCGGGCGGTCAGCGGGGCGCCCAGCCCGTAGTAACTCAGGCCCGCCTTGCCCTCACTGCCGAAGAGGGTGCGGCCGTGGGTCGTGGCGCCGGCCCAGATCATGGCCGCCGCGGCCGGCAGCGCGACCCACGCCCTGCCCCGCAGCAGGGCGACCAGGCAGCCCAGCGGCAGCAGCCCGTAGGGCAGCAGCCGCACCCGCGTGGGACCTGCGGCCCACGGGTACCAGCCGGAGAAGCGGAAGGCGATGGCCTGCTCTGCGGGGTCGATGCGCAGGGCCCAGTGCCACACGTCCTGCAAGTACGGAACCAGCGCCAGCGCGGCGAGGGCCAGGGCGGCCAGATGGATGCCGTCCAGCCACCACGGCCGCGTGGTGTCGTCGACGGTGGCACGGGCGCGGGCCCCTATTCCGGAGCGCACCAAGGCGGCGACTTCCCGCGGCGGGGGCCACGAACGGCCCGGATACGCCTCGGCCAGACAGGCCAGCAACTCCGCGCCCTGACGGGAACGGTAGGACCTGGGATAGGCGGCGAGCAGCAGACGGTTCATGCCGGGGCCGCTCCGGCATCCCGCGCACGTCCGATGACGACGGCCGCCGCCTGCTGCATCCGCAGCGCCTCCCGGCCGAGCGCCTCGGTGCCGTCCTCGGTGAGCCGGTAGTAGCGCCGCGCCCGCCCGTCCACGACCTCCTCCTGGCCGGCGGCCACCAGCCCGCCCCGCTCCATCCGCTCCAGCGCGCCGTAGAGCGTGGCGACAGCGATCCGGAGCCGCCCGTCGGTGGCCTGCTCCGCGGCCTTGATGATGCCGTAACCGTGCAGCGGACCGTCCATGAGCGCGGCAAGGATGAAGTACTGCGGTTCCGTCAGGGGCGGGTTCCGTCTCGTCATACGAAGAGAATATATCGATCACCGATATATATCCGCCAGTCGCCCACGAGGACGACCACGAGGACGACCACGAAGACGAGGATGCGGACGAGGACGCCCCGACGCCCCGCGCCCGGCCCCCGCGCCCGATGCCCAACTGCCGCTCCACGAAGGCCTGGAGAGCCGGCCCGGAGAGAGCGCCCGAGAGCGGTCGGCCGGCCTGGCGCGCGAGCGCGGACATCTTCACTTCTCATTGACAAACCGACTATGCTGTTTTTTACTCGTGCTCAAGCAAGAGCCGTGGGACCCCGTCCAAGCTTCCAAGCGGCGGTCCCCATGGCATGGATCCGTACGCAACCGGCACCGGACGAAGGGGGAGACAGTGGACATCGAGGTTTTGGGCGCGCTGTCGGTACGCGAGCACGGCATCTCCGTCACACCGACGGCTCCCAAGCCGCGGCAGGTGCTGGCCCTGCTCGCACTGCACGCGGACCGCGTGGTCCAGGTCTCCTCCCTGATCGAGGAGCTGTGGGACGACGAACCGCCGCGCAGCGCCCGTACCACGTTGCAGACGTACGTGCTGCAACTGCGGGAGCTGATCGGCGAGGCGCTGGCCCAGTCGGGCGAGCAGGGCGTCACCGCCAAGGACATCCTGGTCACCCTCCCGGGCGGCTACCGTCTGAACACCCGCGGCGGCCGGATCGACTTCCGCGAGTTCGAGAAGCAGGCCGGGGCGGGCTACCGGGCCATGGACGCCGACGACTTCTCCGGCGCGGCCCGGCGGCTGCGCGAGGCGCTGGCGCTGTGGACCGGCCCCGCGCTCGCCGACGTCACCGCCGGCAGCCGGATCGGCCTGGAGGTCAAGCGCCTGGACGAGGCCCGGCTGTGCGCCCTGGACCAGCGCATCGAGGCCGACCTGCGCCGCGGACGCCACCGCGAGCTGCTGTCCGAGCTGACCGTCCTGGTCAACCGGCACCGCATGCACGAGAGCCTGCACGGCCAGTTCATGGTGGCCCTGCACCGGTCCGGGCGGCGGGGCGACGCGCTCAACGTCTACCAGCGGCTGCGCACCACGCTCGTGCGCGAGCTGGGCCTGGAGCCGTCGGCGACGCTCAGCCGCCTCCAGCGCTCCATCCTGATGGCCACCCCGGAGACCGTTCCGGCGCGCGACCCGGAGATCCTCGGGCAGCCCATGGTCCGCGTGGGCTGACCGCGTCCCGCCCGACCACGTCCCGCCCGCCCGGCCGGGCCGCCCCGCGCCGAACGGCCGGGACCCGAACGGCCGGGACCACCGGGCCCGCGCAGCCACCGGTCAACGGGCCCGCGCAGCCACCGGTCAACGGGCCCGCGCAGCCACCGGTCAACGGGCCCGCGCAGCCACCGGTCACCGGGTCCGCGCAGCCACCGGTCACCGGGCCCGCGCAGCCACCGGTCACCGGGCCCGCGCAGTCGCCGGTCACCGGGCCCGCGCAGTCGCCGCCGGCGCCGGCTGCTCCAGCAGGGCCGCCAGGACCGCCAGGACCGCCAGGGCCGCCAGCCGGCCGCCAGCCGGTCGCAACGGCGGATCAGGGCCTCGTGTTCCGAGGTGAGGCGCTCCACGTGACGCCGCAGGCGGCCGTCGTGCAGCGCCTCCAGCACCGCCAGGCGACTCTCCGCCGGCAGGGCCGCCTCGGCCGCGCAGACGCGCAGACGCGCAGACGCTCGTGCACACGCTGCCCGCCAGGGCCGCCCCCCGCCACGACGACAGCGCCCGGCGCAGCAGTTCGGGGCGGATGCCCGCCCGACACCTCGTCGATGAGCCCGTGGAAGGCCCTGCGGGACGTGCGCATCGCATTCCCTGGCGGATTCGCATTCCATGGCGGGCCCCGTCCGGTGATCCGTTCCGACCGGCCGGAAAAGGGAAATGACGCGTGGTGCGGATCCCCGGATGAATCTCCCGGCCCCCATCGGACCACAGACTCTCCAGACCCGATACGCGGACGGCGGCGAAAAGACCGACGTCCCTCCAGCGGATTTCCGGGTTCCGTCGAGGTCGGGTCAGGCGCAGGCGGTGCGCGCGGTCACCGGCGGCGGCAGCGGCCGGCGCGGGCGGGACGTCACGCCGGTGCCGGGCGGCGACGCGTTCCATGGCGCGAAAAGCCGACAGCGGGATTCCGCTTGGCATAAGACGGTCCGTTACCTTTTTTCCCGGCGGTCAGGGCCGTATCAGGGAAATGTCGGCGCCGCCCGGCAGAAGGGGACCGCAAGAAGGTCACTCGATGATTCCTCGACGATATCCGAGGGCCGGATCGCGGCGGGATACGGCGCGCCTCGTATCCGCGTCGCGGGAAAGGGCGACAGGCCCCCGCGTGGCGCAATATCGACGAACCTCGGGCACCGATTCGCACACCGGATCGGAAACCGACACAGCCGTCGAGGTACGGGGAGGAAACCATGAAGATTTGTGTTCTTGGTCCACTGAGTGCCGACGTCAACGGGATGTCGATCGTCCCGACGGCCGGGAAGCCGCGTCAGATCCTGGCCCTGCTCGCCCTCTACCCGGGCCGGGTCATGCCCGTCCCCACGCTCATGGAGGAGATCTGGGGCCCCGACCTCCCCCAGAGCGCGCTCACCACCCTCCAGACCTACATACTCCAGCTGCGCCGCCGCCTCGGCACCGCCATGGGACCCGAAGCCCCCGGCACCGCCAAGGACGTGCTCGCCACCCGGCACGGCGGCTACCTGCTCCAGATACCGGCCGACGCGGTCGACGTCCACGCCTACGAACGCCTCGTCACGGAGGGCCAGCAGGCCTTCGAGAAGGGCGACGACGAGTCGGCGGCGCGCACCTACCGCCAGGCGCTGGACCTGTGGCAGGGGCCCGCCCTGGTCGACGTACGCGTCGGGCCGGTGCTGGAGATCGAGGCGATGCGGCTGGAGGAGAGCCGGCTCGTCACCCGGGAGCGCCGCATCGACGCCGACCTGCGGCTCGGCCGGCACACCGAGGTCACCGCCGAGCTGATGGACCTGACCGCCCGTCACCCCGAGCACGAGGGACTGCACTCGCAGGCGATGGTGGCGCTGTACCGCTCCGGCCGGCAGGCCGCCGCGCTGGACGTCTACCACCGGCTGCGCCGCCGTCTGGTCGAGGAGCTGGGCGTGGAGCCGTCGCCGCAGTTGCAGCGGCTGCACCAGGCGATGCTCGCCGTCGACCCCCAGCTGGACGTGATGTCCGGTCCCCGGCGCACCTCCACGTTCGACCTGTACGCGGCCTGACGGCGCGGCGCCGACGCCGGGCAGGTCAGTCCGCGAGGTCCAACTCCCGCAGCAGGGCCCGTTCCAGCGATGTCAGGGGGACATCGGGGCGCAGACGCTCCGGGTGGCCGGGCGGGGGCTCGTGCAGCAGCCCGGCGGCGCCGTCCCGGGCCGCCTCGCCCGCCACGTAGGCGGCGCCGGCGGCCACCAGGCACTCCCAGAAGCAGGCCGCCAGGGCACGGGCGGCCTGTCGCACGCGCCGGGCACCGGAAAACGCCATCAGGACTCCTTCGGGCAGCGGACCGCCGTTCCCGCCCGTCAGGCTGGGCCCGTGCGCTCGTGAACCGCCTGACATCGTCTCGAGCCCGGCACGGGCCCCGGCGGATCCACGAGAAGCGCCGGACCGCCCCCGCCCAGATCGCCCGCCCGCACACAGCTGCCCCCGCCCCGGACAGCTCGCCCGCACACCCCGCACACCCGCCTGCCGGCGCCGTCGAGACGCCCAGCCGACCGGAAGCCTCGTCCGGTCGGCTTTCGTGTGCCCGGGGAGCGGGGGCGGGGGCGGGGGCGGGGCCGCGGAGAGTCGGTCGTCCGTGGCCGGTCGTCCGTGGCCGGTCGTCGCGTGGGACGGCGGAGAGGAAGTCGTCGTGCGGGGCCGCGGAGGGTCGGTCGTCGTGGTCGGGCGCGGGTCGAGCCGGCGTCGAGCGGAGGGCGGCGCGAGGGCGGCGGCGACGCGCGTGCTGGCGATTCGAGCCGGGATCGAGCGGCCTCCGAGGTGTTCTCCACCCGATCAGGACACAGTCCATGGCGAGCCTGTACGGGCCGGGCCGGTCACGGCGG
It includes:
- a CDS encoding FAD-dependent monooxygenase — protein: MNTFDADVIIVGAGPTGLMLAGELSLAGVSALVVDRLAEPIRESRALGFSARTIEEFSQRGLISRLGDVDVIPFGHFGGVPLDYRVLPGGSYGARGIPQSRTEGMLAGWVAERGVQVRRGVEVTGVEQDDDGVTVRVAGDGEGTLRARYVVGCDGARSVVRTSAGIDFPGTAPTVELRFADVAGVQLRPRFSGEPVPGGMVMVLPLGPDRARVIYYDRAQPLRTGPGPITFEEVAEAFRRLSGEDISGATPLWVSSTTDVSRQAAEYRRGRVFVAGDAAHIHLPIGAQGMSAGVQDAVNLGWKLALDIKGRAPEGLLDTYHAERHPVGARILANTLAQRTLYLGGDEVDPLRQVFGELVRHEEVQRHLVGMVTGLDIRHDVGGDPHPLLGRRLEDRQITVDGVKRGVLTLLESGRGLLLDLADSAELRAAARGWSDRVDTVTAQGPEGDTAPGGLLVRPDGYIAWVGGPHDGAGAGTSGMPLTRALGRWFGPAD
- a CDS encoding nuclear transport factor 2 family protein; the encoded protein is MTSNQLAASATAADAALVGELLGRYLLALDDEKLDDAWARSLFTEDAVVTFPMSRHAGRAGLAGWHRASLAAFTRTQHLGSPPVVTVDGDRAAFRANVLTTHVHHPGTDRPPLFRAGTLASGEARRTPAGWRLNALSFEVLFTEGEPPRRT
- a CDS encoding phosphatase PAP2 family protein → MTQHDSPTLPAHRPGAPGQAPEAHDAPGPSRAARPWMPALLYTLGFLAVYLLAVCTPWGQRAENALFGLGKQGSEEAWIYPLSGAEYGSTPLPPMELSAKPTLMAGLAVIVVLTLVRRCWWPGCAALGVVLVTTGGKEVLKSHLPRPDLVGAPANLLDQGFPSGHTVIPAALTLAVVLVVSPRTRPYVASAGVLWLACIAAASATMGGHRPGEVLGATLLACACYGVAVWLLPSAAAPVATRSPRALTVVTLTAALAVALASGARDDTLTRSLVSGAAGFVCAALVWHAAVGRPARAARRTPPARG
- a CDS encoding PadR family transcriptional regulator, whose product is MTRRNPPLTEPQYFILAALMDGPLHGYGIIKAAEQATDGRLRIAVATLYGALERMERGGLVAAGQEEVVDGRARRYYRLTEDGTEALGREALRMQQAAAVVIGRARDAGAAPA
- a CDS encoding AfsR/SARP family transcriptional regulator encodes the protein MDIEVLGALSVREHGISVTPTAPKPRQVLALLALHADRVVQVSSLIEELWDDEPPRSARTTLQTYVLQLRELIGEALAQSGEQGVTAKDILVTLPGGYRLNTRGGRIDFREFEKQAGAGYRAMDADDFSGAARRLREALALWTGPALADVTAGSRIGLEVKRLDEARLCALDQRIEADLRRGRHRELLSELTVLVNRHRMHESLHGQFMVALHRSGRRGDALNVYQRLRTTLVRELGLEPSATLSRLQRSILMATPETVPARDPEILGQPMVRVG
- a CDS encoding AfsR/SARP family transcriptional regulator; protein product: MKICVLGPLSADVNGMSIVPTAGKPRQILALLALYPGRVMPVPTLMEEIWGPDLPQSALTTLQTYILQLRRRLGTAMGPEAPGTAKDVLATRHGGYLLQIPADAVDVHAYERLVTEGQQAFEKGDDESAARTYRQALDLWQGPALVDVRVGPVLEIEAMRLEESRLVTRERRIDADLRLGRHTEVTAELMDLTARHPEHEGLHSQAMVALYRSGRQAAALDVYHRLRRRLVEELGVEPSPQLQRLHQAMLAVDPQLDVMSGPRRTSTFDLYAA
- a CDS encoding DUF6059 family protein encodes the protein MAFSGARRVRQAARALAACFWECLVAAGAAYVAGEAARDGAAGLLHEPPPGHPERLRPDVPLTSLERALLRELDLAD